A part of Halobaculum sp. MBLA0143 genomic DNA contains:
- a CDS encoding histidine kinase N-terminal 7TM domain-containing protein, with the protein MLSPSGAYTTATFLAAGVSLAVAARVYGRREPYAESFVGLMIAIAAWSGLYGVQLLVSGLATRLSVFRVIAVVGATVPTLWLWFTVQYTGADWLADAREVLLLEPAVFVVAVVTNPAHGLVWGSPRLAVDTGVTSLIVTFGPGFLLHATYSYLLVAVGLVLVARVAVTGPVVSARQSALLMLGAVPPFVVNVVELLVGGPIPVDTTPFAFVVTGVVWGLALFQFDLLRRTAPARRQALEGVDSGLIVTDETGEVVEIDELARRVFDGEPTVGDSLRPTVADGGDGGLRGLDGGDRTAVIDDRRRVFDTTVEPLSDHRGRTTGYAVVVHDVTARHASRKRLEVANRVLRHNLSNDLNVVVGYANHVTTRSDDSEVREAATKIHAAATGLLETSEKARVLVNSETSTTDPVAVELTEPTRRVVEQFESVADVRLSVTDATATVESRRDYRTALSNLVENAVEHHDGDPTVWVEVTTDTDADEVVVAVADDGPGVPDTDRLAVVRGTETPLEHASGLGLWIARWTATAVGGELSISDREPRGTRVELRLPSAES; encoded by the coding sequence ATGCTGTCCCCGTCGGGAGCGTACACGACGGCGACGTTTCTGGCCGCGGGGGTGTCGTTGGCGGTCGCGGCGCGCGTGTACGGTCGTCGGGAGCCGTACGCGGAGTCGTTCGTCGGGCTGATGATCGCTATCGCCGCCTGGTCCGGGCTGTACGGCGTCCAGCTGCTCGTGTCCGGGTTGGCGACGCGGCTCTCCGTGTTCCGAGTGATCGCGGTCGTCGGGGCGACGGTCCCGACGCTGTGGCTGTGGTTCACCGTCCAGTACACTGGCGCCGACTGGCTCGCCGACGCTCGTGAGGTGTTGCTCCTGGAGCCGGCTGTGTTCGTCGTGGCCGTCGTGACCAACCCCGCCCACGGGCTCGTCTGGGGGAGTCCGCGACTCGCCGTCGACACCGGCGTCACGTCGCTCATCGTCACGTTCGGGCCGGGGTTCCTCCTGCACGCGACGTACTCGTACCTCCTCGTCGCCGTCGGGCTCGTTCTCGTCGCTCGTGTCGCCGTCACCGGCCCGGTCGTCTCCGCTCGACAGTCCGCGCTCCTGATGCTCGGAGCGGTTCCGCCGTTCGTCGTCAACGTCGTCGAACTGCTCGTCGGTGGGCCGATTCCGGTCGACACGACGCCGTTCGCGTTCGTCGTCACCGGCGTCGTCTGGGGGCTGGCGTTGTTCCAGTTCGACCTCCTGCGCCGGACCGCCCCGGCACGGCGCCAGGCACTCGAGGGTGTCGACAGCGGGTTGATCGTCACGGACGAGACGGGGGAGGTGGTCGAGATCGACGAACTCGCTCGCCGGGTGTTCGACGGGGAGCCGACGGTCGGCGACAGTCTCCGACCGACGGTGGCAGACGGGGGCGACGGCGGCCTGCGGGGGCTCGACGGCGGCGACCGGACGGCAGTGATCGACGACCGTCGGCGCGTGTTCGACACGACCGTCGAACCGTTGTCGGATCACCGCGGTCGGACGACTGGCTACGCCGTCGTCGTCCACGACGTGACGGCGCGGCACGCCTCGCGGAAGCGCTTGGAGGTAGCGAACAGGGTGTTGCGGCACAACCTCTCGAACGACCTCAACGTCGTCGTCGGCTACGCCAACCACGTCACCACACGGAGTGACGACTCGGAGGTACGAGAGGCAGCGACGAAGATCCACGCCGCCGCGACGGGTCTGTTGGAGACGAGTGAGAAGGCCCGGGTGCTCGTGAACTCCGAGACGAGCACCACCGACCCGGTCGCGGTCGAGCTGACGGAGCCGACCCGTCGTGTCGTCGAACAGTTCGAGTCGGTCGCCGACGTGCGTCTCTCCGTCACGGACGCGACCGCGACGGTCGAGAGCCGTCGAGACTACCGTACCGCGCTGTCGAATCTCGTCGAGAACGCGGTCGAACACCACGACGGCGACCCGACCGTGTGGGTCGAGGTGACGACCGACACGGACGCCGACGAGGTGGTCGTGGCCGTCGCCGACGACGGGCCGGGCGTCCCGGACACGGACCGGCTCGCCGTCGTGCGCGGCACCGAGACCCCGTTGGAACACGCCAGCGGGCTCGGACTCTGGATCGCTCGGTGGACGGCGACGGCCGTCGGCGGCGAACTGTCGATCTCGGACCGCGAGCCGCGGGGAACGCGGGTGGAACTCCGGCTGCCGAGCGCAGAGTCGTGA
- a CDS encoding phenylalanine--tRNA ligase subunit alpha, translated as MKLPEKQVELLNTVSANDWQSVEDLAEETGFDGQSITQAAFELRDHGLVEINERRVQHVSITDEGRQYVEDGLPEIRLYRAVARLSDGEPVEMGRAIGEADLGGPEVDIALANYSRKGCGEIEDGQITAAAEYDPDDMGRETERLAELAEKPVTRVEPEKIDNVYDRLESRGLAEVDSSTTREIRLTDDGVDALMTGVEAAETVDRLTPELLTSGEWEDVEFTEYDVEADAPETQGGRRHVLRSYADRVKDVLVGMGFQEMDGPHADADFWINDCLFMPQDHPARTHWDRFALDVGPAEEIPQELIDRVGSAHRDGVGEDGDGYHSPWSESFARSVALRGHTTSLSMRYLSGVAGEDVDPPQRYFSVEKVYRNDTLDATHLLEFFQIEGWVLADELSVRDLMGTFEEFYRQFGITDVQFKPHYNPYTEPSFELFGEHPETGELIEIGNSGIFREEVLSPLGVDGDVMAWGLALERLAMLATGAEDIRDLHGTLADLEFLRNAEVPY; from the coding sequence ATGAAACTTCCAGAAAAACAGGTCGAACTGCTGAACACAGTCAGTGCGAACGACTGGCAGTCTGTCGAGGATCTCGCAGAGGAGACAGGCTTCGATGGACAGTCGATCACACAGGCGGCGTTCGAACTCCGCGACCACGGTCTGGTCGAGATCAACGAACGGAGGGTACAGCACGTCAGCATCACCGACGAGGGACGCCAGTACGTGGAAGATGGGCTTCCAGAGATTCGACTCTACAGGGCTGTCGCCCGACTGAGTGACGGTGAGCCGGTTGAGATGGGTCGAGCAATCGGCGAGGCGGACCTCGGTGGCCCGGAGGTCGACATTGCGCTCGCCAACTACAGCCGCAAGGGCTGTGGTGAAATCGAGGACGGTCAGATCACTGCTGCCGCAGAGTACGATCCAGACGACATGGGCCGTGAGACCGAACGGCTCGCAGAACTCGCAGAGAAGCCAGTGACGAGAGTCGAACCCGAAAAGATCGACAACGTCTACGACCGACTGGAGTCCCGCGGACTCGCCGAAGTCGACAGCAGCACGACCCGAGAGATTCGGCTCACCGACGACGGTGTCGACGCGCTGATGACGGGCGTCGAGGCGGCCGAGACGGTGGATCGGCTCACGCCGGAACTGCTCACCTCCGGCGAGTGGGAGGACGTCGAGTTCACGGAGTACGACGTAGAGGCGGACGCCCCGGAGACACAGGGCGGCCGGAGACACGTTCTGCGGTCGTACGCCGACCGCGTGAAGGACGTGCTCGTCGGGATGGGGTTCCAGGAGATGGACGGCCCACACGCGGACGCGGACTTCTGGATCAACGACTGCCTGTTCATGCCCCAGGACCACCCGGCTCGGACCCACTGGGATCGGTTCGCGCTGGACGTGGGGCCGGCCGAAGAGATTCCACAGGAGCTGATCGACCGGGTGGGGTCGGCCCACCGCGACGGTGTCGGCGAGGACGGCGACGGCTACCACTCCCCGTGGAGTGAGTCGTTCGCGCGGTCCGTCGCGCTGCGAGGACACACGACGTCGCTGTCGATGCGGTACCTCTCGGGGGTGGCCGGCGAGGACGTCGACCCGCCACAGCGTTACTTCTCCGTCGAGAAGGTGTACCGCAACGACACCTTAGACGCCACCCACCTCCTGGAGTTCTTCCAGATCGAGGGGTGGGTGTTGGCCGACGAGCTGTCCGTCCGGGATCTGATGGGCACCTTCGAGGAGTTCTACCGCCAGTTCGGCATCACGGACGTGCAGTTCAAGCCCCACTACAACCCGTACACGGAACCGAGCTTCGAGCTGTTCGGCGAACACCCGGAGACGGGCGAACTGATCGAGATCGGCAACTCCGGGATCTTCCGCGAGGAGGTGTTGTCGCCGTTGGGTGTCGACGGCGACGTGATGGCCTGGGGGCTCGCTCTGGAACGGCTGGCGATGCTGGCCACGGGCGCCGAGGACATCCGCGACCTCCACGGGACGCTCGCGGACCTGGAGTTCCTGCGGAACGCGGAGGTGCCGTACTGA
- a CDS encoding serine/threonine-protein kinase RIO2 yields the protein MVENVAGVVRELETEDFYLLSGVEQGMRFSEWVAREKLPEFAGLTDEETAYRLDRCSDRDLVEGKTIQYDGYRLAFEGYDALALHTFAERDTVEGVGAPLGVGKESDVYEVSSYRSFALKFHREGYTNFREVMESRDYTADRDHVSWLYTARKAAEREHETLETLYPDVSVPRPIDHNRHAIVMEKLPGPELADARLESQQVVGVLDLILREVATAYRAGYVHADLSEYNVAVGEDGVVIFDWPQSVDTDHENAGELLDRDVENLIGYFARKYPNETPAVDERAVAQAIRDGAFESVREFA from the coding sequence ATGGTCGAGAACGTCGCCGGCGTCGTCCGCGAACTCGAGACGGAGGACTTCTACCTCCTCTCGGGCGTCGAGCAGGGGATGCGGTTCTCGGAGTGGGTCGCCCGCGAGAAGCTGCCGGAGTTCGCCGGTCTCACGGACGAGGAGACGGCGTACAGGCTCGACCGTTGTAGCGACCGCGACCTCGTCGAGGGGAAGACGATCCAGTACGACGGCTACCGACTCGCCTTCGAGGGGTACGACGCGCTCGCGCTCCACACGTTCGCCGAGCGCGACACTGTCGAGGGGGTCGGCGCCCCGCTCGGCGTCGGCAAGGAGTCGGACGTGTACGAGGTGTCGTCGTACCGTTCGTTCGCGCTGAAGTTCCACCGCGAGGGGTACACCAACTTCCGGGAGGTGATGGAGTCCCGCGACTACACCGCCGACCGCGACCACGTCTCCTGGCTGTACACCGCCCGGAAGGCGGCCGAACGAGAACACGAGACGCTGGAGACGCTGTACCCGGACGTGTCCGTCCCGCGGCCGATCGACCACAACCGCCACGCCATCGTCATGGAGAAGCTGCCCGGGCCGGAGCTGGCGGACGCCCGTCTGGAGTCACAACAGGTCGTCGGCGTGTTGGATCTGATCCTCCGCGAGGTCGCCACCGCCTACCGCGCCGGCTACGTCCACGCCGACCTCTCGGAGTACAACGTCGCCGTCGGCGAGGACGGCGTCGTGATCTTCGACTGGCCACAGTCCGTCGACACCGACCACGAGAACGCCGGCGAACTGCTGGATCGGGACGTGGAGAACCTGATCGGGTACTTCGCCCGGAAGTACCCCAACGAGACGCCCGCGGTCGACGAGCGGGCGGTCGCGCAGGCGATTCGGGACGGTGCGTTCGAGTCCGTCCGCGAGTTCGCGTGA
- a CDS encoding STAS/SEC14 domain-containing protein — protein MYYDETLDSVVLEWEGFVSDDPFREAMDAAIELARERNAIKMLGDSREMGTLDQEDQEWSFTDWAPRAEEVGLEHLAVVYPESVVAAMSVDNVMEATEGDDIERTVTDSRDEAEAWLAAR, from the coding sequence GTGTACTACGACGAGACGTTGGACAGTGTAGTGCTGGAGTGGGAGGGATTCGTCTCCGACGATCCGTTCCGCGAGGCGATGGACGCGGCTATCGAGTTGGCTCGAGAGCGGAACGCGATCAAGATGCTCGGCGACTCCCGCGAGATGGGGACACTCGACCAGGAGGACCAGGAGTGGTCGTTCACCGACTGGGCGCCGCGGGCGGAGGAGGTGGGGCTAGAACACCTCGCGGTCGTCTACCCGGAGTCCGTCGTCGCGGCGATGTCCGTCGACAACGTCATGGAGGCGACCGAAGGCGACGACATCGAGCGCACCGTCACCGACAGCCGCGACGAGGCGGAGGCGTGGCTCGCGGCACGGTAG
- a CDS encoding biotin/lipoate A/B protein ligase family protein, which translates to MTTDTDTDRAAPGPLADRDWRLIREEARDGPTQMALDEVAAETAAAGGPRTVRLYRWEPSCLSLGRHQDPGSVDWDACRAAGVDVTRRPTGGGGIYHDNFGDVSYSVIAPADELPGDLMESYHLLCEPVLAALRALGVDADYAGSERPTIHQPACYLRGLNPAHDVVSDGGAGRKIAGNAQHRQREAVVQHGSISFAVDASAHLACFAAPETTATAFRDRVAGLDELTDADRATVVERLETTLADWAGGAPAGEWTDAELDRAATLVDEKYGHDDWVRADPRELRG; encoded by the coding sequence GTGACGACCGACACGGACACCGACCGAGCGGCCCCCGGCCCGTTGGCCGACCGCGACTGGCGGCTGATCCGCGAGGAGGCCCGCGACGGCCCGACACAGATGGCCTTAGACGAGGTCGCCGCCGAGACCGCCGCCGCGGGTGGCCCCCGCACCGTCAGGCTGTACCGCTGGGAGCCCTCCTGTCTCTCCTTGGGGCGCCACCAAGACCCCGGCAGCGTCGACTGGGACGCCTGTCGCGCGGCCGGCGTCGACGTGACCCGGCGGCCGACCGGCGGCGGCGGCATCTACCACGACAACTTCGGCGACGTGTCCTACTCGGTGATCGCACCCGCGGACGAGCTGCCGGGCGACCTGATGGAGTCGTACCACCTCCTGTGTGAGCCAGTGCTGGCTGCGCTGCGGGCGCTCGGTGTCGACGCCGACTACGCCGGAAGCGAACGGCCGACGATCCACCAGCCCGCCTGTTACCTCCGCGGGCTGAACCCCGCCCACGACGTTGTGAGCGACGGCGGCGCCGGTCGAAAGATCGCCGGCAACGCTCAACACCGTCAGCGCGAGGCGGTCGTCCAGCACGGGTCGATCTCCTTCGCGGTCGACGCCTCGGCGCACCTCGCTTGTTTCGCCGCGCCGGAGACGACGGCGACGGCGTTCCGCGACCGCGTCGCCGGCCTCGACGAACTCACCGACGCCGACCGGGCGACCGTCGTCGAACGGCTGGAGACGACACTCGCGGACTGGGCAGGAGGCGCCCCGGCAGGCGAGTGGACGGACGCAGAACTCGACCGCGCGGCGACGTTGGTCGACGAGAAGTACGGCCACGACGACTGGGTGCGGGCGGACCCGCGGGAGCTGCGAGGGTAG
- a CDS encoding transcriptional regulator, giving the protein MDGRDEDIQSTRVRVNVLTQETRFVLVQNILSHPEQLPTLREFDYVNPTKSRSTIREHLDTLIENDLVETVTLPESERTRDLPYRFYGLTDTGRELLERFDLLGAEGTLGEMYERLETTPEIERYADAPRPDRE; this is encoded by the coding sequence ATGGATGGAAGAGACGAGGACATACAATCGACGAGAGTACGAGTCAACGTCCTCACTCAGGAGACGAGATTCGTCCTCGTCCAGAACATCCTCTCGCACCCCGAGCAGCTACCGACGCTCCGGGAGTTCGACTACGTCAACCCAACTAAGAGCCGTAGCACGATCCGCGAGCACCTCGACACCCTGATCGAGAACGATCTCGTCGAGACAGTCACGCTCCCAGAGAGCGAACGAACCCGGGACCTCCCGTACCGCTTCTACGGGCTCACGGACACGGGACGGGAGCTGCTAGAGCGGTTCGACCTCCTCGGCGCGGAGGGAACGCTAGGGGAGATGTACGAGCGACTAGAGACAACACCGGAGATTGAGCGGTACGCGGACGCGCCACGCCCGGACCGAGAGTGA